The Sabethes cyaneus chromosome 1, idSabCyanKW18_F2, whole genome shotgun sequence DNA segment TCTGGCGGTAGCGGCAACGGCTTCGGATCTCGCCCACAAGCTCCTTCGCAACAATATGGTGCTCCCTCAAGCGGCAACGGTTTCGGAGGCCGTGCCCCGTCTCAGCAATACGGTGCTCCTTCTGCTGCTCCTTCTGCTCCATCTCAACAATACGGCGCTCCATCCTCAAACGGTAACGGTTTCGGATCTGGTGGACGTCCTCAAGCACCGTCCCAACAATATGGTGCACCAAGCAATGGACACGGATCTTTCGGTGGATCTCGGTGAGTGGCAAAAACTCCCCAATAGATATggcataattttttatttaaacatTTAATCCCTCGCACAGCCCACAAGCACCCTCTCAACAATATGGTGCCCCATCTGGTGGTGCTCCTTCGCAGCAATACGGTGCTCCCAGCAATGGAAACGGCCACAGTAGCGCTCCATCACAACAATACGGTGCTCCCAGCAGTGGTAACGGTGGATTTCGGCCACAGACCCCTTCTCAACAGTATGGTGCTCCATCCGGCAGTGCTCCATCCCAACAGTATGGCGCTCCATCTAGCGGCGCTCCTTCCCAGCAGTACGGAGCCCCATCCCAGCAATACGGCGCTCCTAGCAATGGTAATGGCAACGGACACGGTTCAAACGGTGGTTCTCGGTGAGTGTTGTCATGATTAATAGGTTTCCAACTAAAATATCATATCTATCAAAACCGCAGCCCACAAACTCCGTCGCTGCAATATGGAGCTCCATCCCAACAGTATGGTGCACCGTCCAATGGATTCGGAGGATCTTCTCAGGCACGTTCATTCGGACCACCAGCCACCAGTTACGGAGTACCTGCTGGACCTTCAACTGGAGGACGACCATCTAGCCAATATGGTGCTCCTGCTCCAGGAGGTAATGGCAACGGTGGACGACCAAGCCAGCAATATGGAGCTCCATCTACTGGAGTGAGCCGTCCATCGAGTCAGTATGGTGCCCCGGCTCCAGGTGGAAACGGAAACGGTCATAGTCCTTCGCAACAATATGGTGCTCCAGCTCCCGGTGGAAACGGACATAGTCCATCTCAGCAATATGGTGCCCCTGCTCCAGGTGGTAGCGGAAACGGTTTTGGAGCACGGCCATCTCAACAATACGGAGCCCCATCTGCTGGTGCCAGCGGTAATGGATTTGGAGCGAAGCCTTCCCAACAGTATGGTGCTCCTTCTCATGGAGGAAGTGGAAATGGTTTCGGTGGACGCCCGTCACAGCAATATGGAGCACCGGCACCAGGTGGTAATGGAAATGGTTTCGGTGGACGCCCATCACAGCAGTATGGAGCACCTGCTCCAGGTGGCAACGGAAATGGTTTTGGATCACGCCCAAGTCAGTCTTATGGCGCACCAGCTCCTGGAGCCGGACGTCCATCGTCGCAGTATGGTGCTCCAGCACCAGGCGGCAGCGGAGGTGCTCCATCGTCTCAATATGGTGCTCCTTCAGCTGGAAATGGCCACAGCAGCGCTCCTTCATCTCAATACGGTGCACCCTCAGCTCCATCGCAGCAGTATGGTGCCCCAAGCCAATCTTCCTTTGGTGGCGCTGCCGCTCCTTCCCAGCAATATGGTGCTCCAAGCAACGGCAACGGACATGGTAGCGGAGGATATCAGGCCGGTGCATCAGCTGGTAATGGCTTCTCACAGGCTTCATTCTCAGCCAGCAGTTTCTCGTCCAACGGTAATGGTGCTTCAAGCAGCGGGTACAGTTCTGGCCGACCAGAATCATCTATTCCGGCCACCATCCCTCAGTCATACACCTCGAGCGGAGGATACAACTATTAAGCACCGGATGGCCTGCTAAACCGAACAACCGACCGCCTATCACACCCACATTGTGACATGTCCCGTTTGAAAA contains these protein-coding regions:
- the LOC128745533 gene encoding pro-resilin; translation: MKFQHPLSALFVLCCALGPAFTASLVKREAPLPGGSYLPPSSAGGAGGYPPAGPPSGSYGPPSSGSGGGYPSSGGSPSQQYGAPSQQYGAPSQSGGFGGQAPSQQYGAPSAPSQQYGAPSGGSGNGFGSRPQAPSQQYGAPSSGNGFGGRAPSQQYGAPSAAPSAPSQQYGAPSSNGNGFGSGGRPQAPSQQYGAPSNGHGSFGGSRPQAPSQQYGAPSGGAPSQQYGAPSNGNGHSSAPSQQYGAPSSGNGGFRPQTPSQQYGAPSGSAPSQQYGAPSSGAPSQQYGAPSQQYGAPSNGNGNGHGSNGGSRPQTPSLQYGAPSQQYGAPSNGFGGSSQARSFGPPATSYGVPAGPSTGGRPSSQYGAPAPGGNGNGGRPSQQYGAPSTGVSRPSSQYGAPAPGGNGNGHSPSQQYGAPAPGGNGHSPSQQYGAPAPGGSGNGFGARPSQQYGAPSAGASGNGFGAKPSQQYGAPSHGGSGNGFGGRPSQQYGAPAPGGNGNGFGGRPSQQYGAPAPGGNGNGFGSRPSQSYGAPAPGAGRPSSQYGAPAPGGSGGAPSSQYGAPSAGNGHSSAPSSQYGAPSAPSQQYGAPSQSSFGGAAAPSQQYGAPSNGNGHGSGGYQAGASAGNGFSQASFSASSFSSNGNGASSSGYSSGRPESSIPATIPQSYTSSGGYNY